One genomic region from Bradyrhizobium icense encodes:
- a CDS encoding beta-(1-6) glucans synthase, whose amino-acid sequence MEPISLRTPLALFLSSLGMIAALWWWLATPITLARAPIDPSAKLQCVSYAPFRGTQTPLIPTTQILPEQIAQDLAQLAKITDCVRTYSIENGLDQVPALAAKVGLKVIQGIWLSSNRIKNLAQISVAIELTKEHPDTITALVVGNEVLLRGEMTTSDLAAHIRSVKSRVTVPVTYADVWEFWLRNREIYDAVDFVTIHILPYWEDMPVRAKHAAGHVDDIRKRMAVAFPNKEILIGETGWPSAGRMREGALPSRTNQARVVSEILDLAKREKFRVNLIEAYDQPWKRQLEGTVGGYWGMIDDAQRAVKYPPGEPISNYPFWKLQMGSGMALSAFVFLAGWLTLRRRPWKPRLTAWVAVGTSATTAGMLLGVAADKMFYESYGAGGWLQWGALLAAAIASPMLCANAAMSGRPLPTFLELLGPRDGRTKSVLSALLGLVLVVTTLIAAQTALGFTFDPRYRDFPFASLTMAVVPFAALMLLNRPKEGIRPIAESAFAGLLVAAAIFIGFNEGNQNWQAMSTCAIYLLLAITLWRARAVQIPK is encoded by the coding sequence ATGGAACCGATTTCACTTCGTACGCCGCTGGCGCTTTTCCTTTCATCGCTAGGTATGATCGCGGCCCTTTGGTGGTGGCTCGCCACGCCGATTACGCTTGCGCGCGCGCCGATCGATCCCAGTGCCAAGCTGCAATGCGTTTCCTACGCGCCGTTCCGCGGCACGCAGACACCCCTGATACCGACCACGCAGATCCTTCCCGAACAGATCGCGCAGGACCTCGCGCAACTCGCCAAGATCACCGACTGCGTGCGGACCTATTCGATCGAGAACGGGCTCGACCAGGTTCCGGCGCTGGCCGCCAAGGTCGGGCTGAAGGTGATCCAGGGGATCTGGCTATCGAGCAACCGGATCAAGAATCTCGCCCAGATTTCGGTCGCGATCGAACTGACCAAGGAACACCCGGACACGATTACCGCGCTGGTGGTCGGCAACGAGGTGCTGCTGCGCGGCGAGATGACGACATCGGATCTCGCGGCCCATATCCGCTCGGTCAAGTCGCGTGTTACCGTGCCCGTGACCTATGCCGACGTCTGGGAGTTCTGGCTGCGCAACCGCGAAATCTATGACGCAGTCGACTTCGTCACGATCCACATCCTGCCGTACTGGGAAGACATGCCGGTGCGCGCGAAGCACGCCGCCGGCCACGTCGACGATATCCGCAAGCGGATGGCGGTGGCATTTCCGAACAAGGAAATCCTGATCGGCGAAACCGGCTGGCCGAGCGCGGGACGGATGCGCGAGGGCGCGCTGCCGTCGCGCACCAACCAGGCGCGTGTGGTGTCCGAAATCCTCGACCTCGCCAAGCGCGAAAAGTTTCGGGTCAATCTGATCGAGGCCTATGACCAGCCGTGGAAGCGCCAGCTCGAAGGTACCGTCGGCGGCTATTGGGGCATGATCGACGACGCGCAGCGCGCGGTGAAATATCCGCCCGGCGAGCCGATCAGCAATTATCCGTTCTGGAAACTGCAGATGGGAAGCGGGATGGCGCTCAGCGCCTTCGTTTTCCTGGCGGGCTGGCTGACGCTGCGGCGGCGGCCGTGGAAACCGCGGCTGACTGCGTGGGTCGCGGTCGGGACGTCGGCGACGACCGCCGGCATGCTGCTCGGGGTCGCCGCGGACAAGATGTTTTACGAGAGCTACGGGGCAGGCGGCTGGCTGCAATGGGGCGCGCTGCTGGCGGCCGCCATCGCCTCGCCGATGCTGTGCGCGAACGCCGCGATGTCGGGACGGCCGCTGCCGACCTTCCTCGAACTGCTCGGGCCGCGTGACGGCCGCACCAAGTCGGTGCTGTCGGCGCTGCTCGGTCTCGTACTCGTCGTCACCACGCTGATCGCGGCGCAAACCGCGCTCGGCTTTACGTTCGACCCGCGCTACCGCGACTTTCCGTTCGCTTCGCTGACCATGGCGGTGGTGCCGTTCGCGGCCTTGATGCTGCTCAACCGGCCGAAAGAGGGCATTCGCCCGATTGCCGAATCCGCTTTTGCCGGCTTGCTGGTCGCGGCCGCGATCTTCATCGGCTTCAACGAGGGCAACCAGAACTGGCAGGCGATGTCGACGTGCGCGATCTATCTCTTGCTGGCGATTACGCTGTGGCGGGCGCGGGCCGTGCAAATCCCAAAATGA